A genome region from Paracoccus stylophorae includes the following:
- a CDS encoding quaternary amine ABC transporter ATP-binding protein, with protein sequence MADAKHDIDIRNLYKIFGPNGAAHVPDVKAGITKDELKAAHNHVLALDDITMTIPAGRIQVVMGLSGSGKSTLIRHINRLIDPTAGEVIFEGRDIVQMSQTELRKFRREKTAMVFQKFALFPHRTVLENTTYGLRVRGIPDREAGERARRWISRVGLDGFEESYPNQLSGGMQQRVGLARALTNDPEILLMDEAFSALDPLIRTDMQSVLLDLQAELKKTIVFITHDLDEALRLGDRIAILRDGRIIQQGTGEQIVLRPADDYISSFVRDVKRGNVITVRTVMRKGERTDSAVSLPATTLLEEAARAMTNADTNRANIVGRDGAHLGMVTLRKCVTEMIAPDDSEEVDPEVQVA encoded by the coding sequence ATGGCTGACGCGAAGCACGACATCGACATCCGCAATCTCTACAAGATCTTCGGCCCCAACGGCGCGGCGCATGTGCCCGATGTCAAGGCCGGCATTACCAAGGACGAACTGAAGGCCGCGCACAACCACGTGCTGGCCCTGGACGACATCACCATGACCATCCCGGCGGGCCGCATCCAGGTGGTGATGGGGCTCTCGGGGTCGGGCAAATCGACGCTGATCCGCCACATCAACCGCCTGATCGACCCCACCGCCGGCGAGGTGATCTTTGAAGGCCGCGACATCGTGCAGATGTCGCAGACCGAATTGCGCAAGTTCCGCCGCGAAAAGACCGCGATGGTGTTCCAGAAATTCGCGCTGTTTCCGCACCGCACGGTGCTGGAAAACACCACCTACGGGCTGCGCGTCCGCGGCATCCCCGACAGGGAAGCCGGCGAACGCGCCCGCCGCTGGATCAGCCGCGTGGGCCTTGACGGGTTCGAGGAAAGCTATCCCAACCAGCTGTCGGGCGGCATGCAGCAGCGCGTGGGACTAGCCCGCGCGCTGACCAACGACCCCGAAATCCTGCTGATGGACGAGGCGTTTTCGGCGCTGGACCCGCTGATCCGCACCGACATGCAGTCGGTCCTGCTGGACCTTCAGGCGGAACTGAAAAAGACCATCGTCTTCATCACCCACGATCTCGACGAGGCGTTGCGCCTGGGCGACCGCATCGCCATCCTGCGCGACGGCCGCATCATCCAGCAGGGCACCGGCGAACAGATCGTGCTGCGCCCGGCCGACGACTATATCAGCAGCTTCGTGCGCGACGTGAAGCGCGGCAACGTCATCACCGTCCGCACCGTCATGCGCAAGGGCGAACGCACCGATTCCGCCGTCAGCCTGCCCGCGACGACCCTCCTGGAAGAGGCGGCGCGCGCCATGACCAACGCCGACACCAACCGCGCCAACATCGTCGGCCGCGACGGCGCGCATCTGGGCATGGTCACGCTGCGCAAATGCGTGACCGAAATGATCGCCCCCGACGACAGCGAAGAGGTCGATCCCGAAGTTCAGGTCGCCTGA
- a CDS encoding malate synthase G, with product MSDRSTDPARSHREGLDVDAGLARFIEDRALPGTGIAPATFWSGLSRLIHDLTPRNRELLARRQELQDLIDDWHRTHRDRPHDRDAYKAFLERIGYLVPEGGDFTIDTANTDPEIAEVPGPQLVVPSTNARFVLNAANARWGSLYDCLYGTDAMGLPLPSGGFDTGRGARVVARAAVFLDDTFPLTDTSHGKAERYAVQDGQLQVDGSTLKQPGKFVGYTGDPGNPASILLRNNGLHVDLLFDRDHPIGSQTQSGLADVQMESAVSAIIDCEDSVACVDAPDKIQAYANWLGLMQGDLSETFDKGGRTITRALHGDRTHTAPDGSDLTIKGRALLLVRNVGHLMTNPAILDRNGDEVFEGLMDAAITTLIAMHDLRKQDGPRNSVAGSVYVVKPKMHGPDEVAFADRIFTEVEDMLGLPQYTVKLGIMDEERRTSVNLKECIRAGRHRVCFINTGFLDRTGDEIHTSMEAGPFSRKDFIKRKGWITAYENQNVDIGLECGLSGKAQIGKGMWAAPDLMAAMLEQKIDHPRAGANCAWVPSPTAATLHAMHYHKVDVLAVQRQLAKGGRRAYVEALLDIPLASYRKWTPDQIRREVENNAQGILGYVVRWIDQGIGCSKVPDINDVGLMEDRATCRISAQHIANWLHHGIVQEDEAMAIMQRMAEVVDRQNAGDPNYRPMAPDFDGIAFRAACDLVFQGRRQPSGYTEPILHRRRLELKAQQA from the coding sequence ATGTCGGACAGGTCCACAGACCCCGCGCGCAGCCACCGCGAAGGGCTTGACGTCGATGCCGGGCTGGCCCGCTTCATCGAGGATCGTGCCCTGCCCGGCACCGGGATCGCGCCCGCGACCTTCTGGTCCGGCCTGTCGCGCCTGATCCACGACCTGACCCCGCGCAACCGCGAATTGCTGGCGCGGCGCCAGGAATTGCAGGACCTGATCGACGACTGGCACCGAACGCACCGCGACCGCCCGCACGACCGCGACGCCTACAAGGCGTTTCTGGAACGCATCGGCTATCTGGTCCCCGAAGGCGGCGATTTCACCATCGACACCGCCAACACCGACCCCGAAATCGCCGAAGTGCCCGGCCCGCAGCTTGTCGTGCCCTCGACCAATGCCCGTTTCGTGCTGAACGCCGCCAATGCCAGATGGGGCAGCCTTTACGACTGTCTCTACGGCACCGACGCGATGGGCCTGCCGCTGCCCTCGGGCGGGTTCGATACCGGGCGCGGCGCCCGCGTCGTGGCGCGGGCGGCGGTGTTTCTGGACGACACCTTCCCGCTGACCGATACCAGCCACGGCAAGGCCGAACGCTACGCCGTCCAGGACGGCCAGTTGCAGGTCGACGGCTCGACCCTGAAACAGCCTGGGAAATTCGTGGGTTACACCGGCGATCCGGGCAACCCCGCCTCGATCCTGCTGCGCAATAACGGGCTGCATGTCGATCTGCTCTTCGACCGCGACCACCCGATCGGCAGCCAGACGCAATCCGGGCTGGCCGATGTGCAGATGGAATCCGCCGTCTCGGCCATCATCGACTGCGAGGACTCGGTCGCCTGCGTCGATGCGCCGGACAAGATCCAGGCCTATGCCAACTGGCTGGGCCTGATGCAGGGCGATCTGTCCGAGACGTTCGACAAGGGCGGCCGCACGATCACCCGCGCGCTGCACGGCGATCGCACCCATACCGCGCCCGACGGATCGGATCTGACGATCAAGGGCCGGGCGCTGCTTCTGGTGCGCAACGTGGGTCACCTGATGACCAACCCCGCCATCCTCGACCGCAACGGCGACGAGGTGTTCGAGGGGCTGATGGACGCCGCCATCACCACGCTGATCGCGATGCACGATCTGCGCAAGCAGGACGGGCCGCGCAACTCGGTCGCCGGGTCGGTCTATGTCGTCAAGCCCAAGATGCACGGCCCCGACGAGGTCGCCTTTGCCGACCGGATCTTCACCGAGGTCGAGGACATGCTGGGCCTGCCGCAATACACCGTCAAGCTGGGCATCATGGACGAGGAGCGGCGCACCAGCGTCAACCTGAAGGAATGCATCCGCGCCGGCCGGCACCGGGTCTGCTTCATCAATACCGGCTTTCTGGACCGCACCGGCGACGAGATCCACACCAGCATGGAGGCCGGGCCGTTCAGCCGCAAGGACTTCATCAAGCGCAAGGGCTGGATCACCGCCTATGAGAACCAGAACGTCGATATCGGGCTGGAATGCGGGCTGTCGGGCAAGGCGCAGATCGGCAAGGGCATGTGGGCCGCGCCCGACCTGATGGCCGCGATGCTGGAACAGAAGATCGACCATCCGCGCGCCGGGGCGAACTGTGCCTGGGTGCCCAGCCCGACCGCCGCGACCCTGCACGCGATGCATTACCACAAGGTCGATGTGCTTGCCGTCCAGCGGCAGCTGGCGAAGGGCGGCCGGCGCGCCTATGTCGAGGCGCTGCTGGACATTCCGCTGGCCAGCTATCGCAAATGGACCCCGGACCAGATCCGGCGCGAGGTCGAGAACAACGCGCAGGGCATCCTGGGCTATGTCGTGCGCTGGATCGATCAGGGCATCGGCTGTTCCAAGGTGCCCGACATCAACGATGTCGGCCTGATGGAGGATCGCGCGACCTGCCGCATCTCGGCCCAGCACATCGCCAACTGGCTGCATCACGGAATCGTGCAGGAAGACGAGGCGATGGCGATCATGCAGCGCATGGCCGAGGTGGTGGACCGCCAGAACGCCGGCGATCCGAACTATCGCCCGATGGCACCGGATTTCGACGGGATCGCCTTCAGGGCGGCCTGCGATCTGGTGTTTCAGGGTCGCCGCCAGCCCTCGGGCTATACCGAGCCGATCCTGCATCGCCGCCGGCTGGAACTGAAGGCGCAACAGGCCTAA
- a CDS encoding DUF6635 family protein, whose translation MGAETVEAARRAAVQGFVATRFGPRGTLRLHRAALGLDLLRAPVNVALSPVFLLTRIGAWLGRRAGMDRMAGWLASRRVFLPSDLARRLGDDLTGFLRAMQAQGLVPRLPEADLRRAVATYTETRNAVAEITTSAIVLVVGLGLFGATTPGIVSLAGPVAGMRAERRAIEEFALGSGLGRLWNGVFPAEPGTAQVVLTGIVLAAGASVVTAFAGLLADPVQHWTGIHRRRLMRLLARLDRGDATAGVAREHLVARGGDLADAALTLWRSLRG comes from the coding sequence ATGGGTGCAGAGACGGTCGAGGCGGCGCGGCGCGCGGCGGTTCAGGGCTTTGTGGCGACACGGTTCGGGCCGCGCGGCACGCTGCGGCTGCACCGGGCCGCGCTGGGTCTGGATCTGCTGCGCGCGCCGGTCAATGTCGCGCTGTCGCCGGTGTTCCTGCTGACCCGGATAGGGGCGTGGCTGGGCCGGCGGGCCGGGATGGATCGGATGGCCGGGTGGCTGGCGTCGCGGCGGGTGTTCCTGCCGTCGGATCTGGCGCGGCGGCTGGGCGACGATCTGACCGGGTTTCTGCGCGCGATGCAGGCGCAGGGTCTGGTTCCCCGGCTGCCAGAGGCCGATCTGCGCCGGGCGGTCGCGACCTATACCGAGACGCGCAACGCGGTGGCCGAGATCACCACCTCGGCCATCGTGCTGGTCGTCGGGCTGGGGCTGTTCGGGGCGACCACGCCCGGCATCGTGTCGCTGGCCGGGCCGGTGGCGGGGATGCGCGCCGAGCGTCGGGCCATCGAGGAGTTCGCGCTGGGCAGCGGGCTGGGGCGGCTGTGGAACGGGGTGTTCCCGGCCGAGCCGGGCACCGCGCAGGTGGTGCTGACGGGGATCGTCCTGGCGGCGGGGGCGTCGGTCGTCACCGCCTTTGCGGGGCTGCTGGCGGACCCGGTGCAGCACTGGACCGGCATCCATCGCCGCCGGCTGATGCGGCTGCTGGCGCGGCTGGACCGGGGCGATGCGACGGCCGGGGTCGCGCGCGAGCATCTGGTGGCGCGCGGCGGCGATCTGGCGGATGCGGCGCTGACGCTGTGGCGCAGCCTGCGCGGCTGA
- a CDS encoding ABC transporter permease, which produces MDLIEFPSLGRGDLRNMRIAIDSGFRDFTRAYGETLEAIFHPIQVLLVFIENLLIDSPWILVLAALAGLVWGLSRSWKIVTGTVIALLLIGFFGMWEDTMRTIAMVAVCTLIGVVIGIPVGILMARSDRANQLVTPILDMMQTMPSFVYLIPVVMIFGLGKVPGVIAVVIYAVPPIIRLTNLGIRQVPADVLEAAEAFGSNPRQKLKDVQLPLALPTIMAGVNQTIMMSLAMVVVASMIGVRGLGQPVLQAINNQYFTLGVMNGLAIVAIAIIFDRATQAYGKRLQRHLEAVHG; this is translated from the coding sequence ATGGACCTGATCGAATTTCCCTCTCTCGGCCGCGGCGACCTGCGCAACATGCGCATCGCCATCGACAGCGGCTTTCGCGACTTCACCCGCGCCTACGGCGAAACGCTGGAGGCGATCTTTCACCCGATCCAGGTGCTGCTGGTCTTCATCGAGAACCTGCTGATCGACAGCCCGTGGATTCTGGTGCTGGCGGCGCTGGCCGGACTTGTCTGGGGCCTCAGCCGAAGCTGGAAGATCGTGACCGGCACGGTGATCGCGCTGCTGCTGATCGGGTTCTTCGGGATGTGGGAAGACACGATGCGCACCATCGCCATGGTCGCGGTCTGCACGCTGATCGGGGTGGTGATCGGCATTCCGGTGGGCATCCTGATGGCCCGCTCGGACCGCGCCAACCAGCTGGTCACGCCGATCCTCGACATGATGCAGACGATGCCCAGCTTCGTCTATCTGATCCCGGTGGTGATGATCTTCGGGCTGGGCAAGGTGCCCGGCGTGATCGCGGTGGTGATCTATGCCGTGCCGCCGATCATCCGCCTGACCAATCTGGGCATCCGCCAGGTCCCCGCCGACGTGCTCGAGGCGGCCGAGGCGTTCGGCTCGAACCCAAGGCAGAAGCTGAAGGACGTGCAGCTGCCGCTGGCGCTGCCCACGATCATGGCCGGCGTGAACCAGACCATCATGATGAGCCTTGCAATGGTCGTCGTCGCCTCGATGATCGGGGTGCGCGGGCTGGGCCAGCCGGTCTTGCAGGCGATCAACAACCAGTATTTCACCCTGGGCGTGATGAACGGGCTGGCCATCGTCGCCATCGCCATCATCTTCGACCGCGCCACCCAGGCTTACGGCAAGCGTCTGCAACGACATCTGGAGGCCGTGCATGGCTGA
- the lhgO gene encoding L-2-hydroxyglutarate oxidase, with protein MTDLTVIGGGIVGIATALEMQRSFPGLDIAVLEKEPALARHQTGRNSGVIHAGIYYAPGSLKARLCREGLHETVRFCREHGLPFDQCGKLIVATRKDEVGRLSALAARARQNGLDVREIPQSELRRIEPEITGLAALLSPATGIADYAAITRQMAQLFRDNGGQIRLGATVEAIAEDANRVRLRLQSGEEMTTRHLIACAGLQADRIAAMCGLGGDFAIVPFKGEYFRLAPRHDRVVDHLIYPVPNPDLPFLGIHLTRMIGGYVTVGPNAVLSLSREGYRKLSPNLRDLSDMARFSGFWRTIAGNLRPGAAEMANSALRRRYLRACRRYCPGLDLSDLRPHPPGIRAQAVMRDGGLVHDFLIRQSARTVHVCNAPSPAATSAIPIARHIRQIGAKAFGLIEPARKG; from the coding sequence ATGACGGATCTGACCGTGATCGGGGGCGGCATCGTGGGCATCGCCACCGCGCTGGAGATGCAGCGCAGCTTTCCCGGTCTCGACATCGCCGTGCTGGAAAAGGAACCGGCGCTGGCCCGCCACCAGACCGGGCGCAACAGCGGCGTGATCCATGCCGGGATCTATTATGCGCCGGGCAGCCTGAAGGCGCGGCTGTGTCGCGAGGGGCTGCACGAGACGGTGCGGTTCTGCCGCGAACATGGCCTGCCCTTCGATCAATGCGGCAAGCTGATCGTGGCGACCCGCAAGGACGAGGTGGGCCGGCTGTCCGCCCTGGCCGCCCGCGCGCGCCAGAATGGTCTGGATGTGCGCGAAATCCCGCAGTCCGAACTGCGCCGGATCGAGCCCGAGATCACCGGGCTGGCCGCGCTGCTGAGCCCGGCGACGGGGATCGCCGATTATGCCGCCATCACCCGCCAGATGGCGCAGCTTTTTCGCGACAATGGCGGCCAGATCCGCCTGGGCGCAACGGTCGAGGCCATTGCCGAGGATGCGAACCGCGTCCGGCTGCGTCTGCAATCGGGCGAAGAGATGACGACCCGCCATCTGATCGCCTGCGCCGGATTGCAGGCCGACCGGATCGCCGCGATGTGCGGGCTGGGCGGCGATTTCGCCATCGTCCCGTTCAAGGGCGAATATTTCCGGCTTGCGCCGCGCCACGACCGGGTGGTCGATCACCTGATCTATCCCGTCCCGAACCCCGATCTGCCGTTTCTGGGCATCCATCTGACGCGGATGATCGGCGGCTATGTGACGGTGGGGCCGAACGCGGTCCTGTCACTGTCGCGCGAGGGGTATCGCAAACTGTCCCCGAACCTGCGCGATCTGTCGGACATGGCGCGGTTTTCGGGGTTCTGGCGGACCATCGCCGGCAATCTGCGCCCGGGCGCGGCCGAGATGGCGAATTCGGCGTTGCGGCGCCGCTATCTGCGGGCGTGCCGGCGTTACTGTCCGGGGCTGGATCTGTCGGACCTGCGGCCGCATCCGCCGGGCATCCGCGCGCAGGCGGTCATGCGCGACGGCGGGCTGGTGCATGATTTCCTGATCCGGCAATCGGCGCGGACCGTTCATGTCTGCAACGCCCCCTCGCCCGCCGCCACCTCGGCCATTCCCATCGCCCGCCATATCCGGCAGATCGGCGCAAAGGCGTTCGGGCTGATCGAACCGGCGCGGAAGGGCTGA
- a CDS encoding ABC transporter substrate-binding protein codes for MLSSTLTRRGLLAMASGLTVLPFLNRTALAATPAALQLSWLHSVQFAGSYLAQQNGWWRDAGLDVALLQGGPNAPVEPPVVSGTALVGVSAADYAAAAVAQGADFRIIGVAMQKNPFVVASLAENPVNEPADLEGRSIGMALANTPVLQALCALNDVDFAAIDIVPTQYSAQPLIAGEVDCLLCWETDLPVAMAMNGIEAQTMLMADHGYAVHSQTYIATADSLRDRRADLTALLAGEARGWNACRADPDAAAELTVQMFPDAGLDLPTQKLQLRRQLPLMFSDLTDRQGFGWFSDDSVEANIETLSLLGRKVTADLWDRSILEEVHG; via the coding sequence ATGCTTTCTTCCACCCTGACGCGGCGCGGATTGCTGGCGATGGCATCGGGTCTGACCGTGCTGCCTTTCCTGAACCGCACGGCGCTTGCCGCGACCCCCGCAGCCCTGCAACTGTCGTGGCTGCATTCGGTGCAGTTCGCGGGCAGCTATCTGGCGCAGCAGAACGGCTGGTGGCGCGATGCGGGGCTGGACGTCGCGTTGTTGCAGGGCGGGCCGAACGCGCCGGTGGAGCCGCCGGTGGTGTCCGGCACCGCGCTGGTCGGCGTGTCGGCCGCCGATTATGCCGCCGCCGCCGTGGCGCAGGGGGCGGATTTCCGGATCATCGGCGTCGCGATGCAGAAAAACCCCTTCGTCGTCGCCTCGCTGGCCGAAAACCCGGTCAACGAACCCGCCGATCTTGAAGGCAGAAGCATCGGCATGGCACTGGCCAACACCCCGGTCTTGCAGGCGCTGTGCGCGCTGAACGACGTGGATTTCGCCGCCATCGACATCGTGCCGACGCAGTATTCGGCCCAGCCCCTGATCGCGGGCGAGGTCGATTGCCTGCTGTGCTGGGAAACCGACCTGCCGGTCGCCATGGCCATGAACGGAATCGAGGCGCAGACGATGCTGATGGCCGATCACGGCTATGCCGTCCATTCCCAGACCTACATCGCCACCGCCGACAGCCTGCGCGACCGGCGCGCCGATCTGACAGCCCTGCTGGCGGGCGAGGCGCGGGGCTGGAACGCCTGCCGCGCCGATCCGGATGCGGCCGCCGAACTGACCGTGCAGATGTTTCCCGATGCCGGGCTGGACCTGCCGACGCAGAAATTGCAGCTCCGGCGTCAATTGCCGCTGATGTTTTCGGACCTGACCGACCGGCAGGGCTTCGGCTGGTTCAGCGACGACAGCGTGGAGGCCAATATCGAGACGCTGTCCCTTCTGGGCCGCAAGGTGACGGCCGATCTGTGGGACCGCTCGATCCTCGAAGAAGTCCATGGCTGA
- a CDS encoding glycosyltransferase family 4 protein produces MTPAAFAIPGDPDRLTGGFLYERRLLSGLRVLGHDVAYLRLPSSFPDPDPADMDRAVAMLNAVQPARPLILDGLVSGAIDPAGLARVRAPVIAMVHHPLALESGLDAARRDHLHRTERANLALCRHVLVPSPHTRAILTQRYDVDPERITVARPGVDRTRLPRDPATPPLILSVGILHPRKGHDVLIAALSLLPDLDWQAVIVGNPWDSDHAADLHSVIAASPVAARIRLAGRVGADRLQRLYARAAIFALATRYEGYGIVFDEALLNGLPVVSCRTGAVPDTVPEEAGLLTPPDDPAAFAAALRALLSDQARHGRMAAAACRAGHALPGWSDTARIASAVIDRVAEAG; encoded by the coding sequence GTGACGCCTGCCGCCTTTGCCATTCCCGGCGATCCGGATCGGCTGACCGGTGGGTTCCTGTATGAACGCCGGCTGCTGTCCGGGCTGCGCGTTCTGGGCCACGATGTGGCGTATCTGCGCCTGCCGTCCAGCTTTCCCGACCCCGATCCCGCCGACATGGACCGCGCCGTCGCGATGCTGAACGCGGTCCAGCCCGCGCGTCCGCTGATCCTTGACGGGCTGGTGTCGGGCGCCATCGACCCCGCCGGGCTGGCGCGGGTGCGCGCCCCCGTCATCGCCATGGTGCATCATCCGCTGGCGCTGGAAAGCGGGCTGGACGCGGCGCGGCGCGACCATCTGCACCGGACCGAGCGTGCCAATCTGGCCCTGTGCCGCCACGTTCTGGTGCCCAGCCCGCATACGCGCGCGATCCTGACCCAGCGATATGACGTGGACCCCGAACGGATCACCGTGGCCCGGCCCGGCGTGGACCGGACCCGCCTGCCGCGCGACCCCGCGACGCCGCCGCTGATCCTGTCGGTGGGCATCCTGCACCCGCGCAAGGGGCATGATGTGCTGATCGCGGCGCTGTCGCTTTTGCCCGATCTGGACTGGCAGGCGGTCATCGTGGGCAATCCATGGGACTCGGATCATGCGGCCGATCTGCACTCGGTGATCGCGGCCAGCCCGGTCGCCGCGCGGATCCGCCTTGCCGGGCGCGTCGGCGCCGACCGGTTGCAGCGGCTGTATGCCCGCGCCGCGATCTTTGCGCTGGCCACGCGATACGAAGGCTATGGCATCGTCTTTGACGAGGCGTTGCTGAACGGTCTGCCGGTCGTCAGTTGCCGGACCGGCGCCGTCCCCGACACGGTGCCGGAGGAAGCTGGCCTGCTGACCCCGCCCGACGATCCGGCAGCCTTTGCCGCCGCGCTGCGCGCATTGCTGAGCGATCAGGCGCGGCACGGCCGGATGGCGGCGGCCGCGTGTCGCGCGGGACACGCGCTGCCCGGCTGGTCCGACACGGCGCGCATCGCCAGCGCGGTCATCGACCGGGTCGCTGAGGCGGGTTAG
- a CDS encoding rhodanese-like domain-containing protein has product MAKGFRQMLDEADALVASVSVEEMAQRTDDPALVMVDIRDPRELEREGMIPGAFHAPRGMLEFWIDPESPYHKPRFAQDAVFVFYCASGWRSLLAARLAQEMGLKARSLRGGFSEWKAAGQPVAAREGKRD; this is encoded by the coding sequence ATGGCCAAAGGTTTCAGGCAGATGCTGGACGAGGCCGATGCGCTGGTCGCGTCGGTCAGCGTCGAGGAGATGGCGCAGCGGACGGACGATCCGGCGCTGGTGATGGTCGATATCCGCGATCCGCGCGAACTGGAACGCGAGGGGATGATTCCGGGCGCGTTCCACGCGCCGCGCGGGATGCTGGAATTCTGGATCGACCCCGAAAGCCCGTATCACAAGCCGCGCTTTGCCCAGGATGCGGTGTTCGTGTTCTATTGCGCCTCGGGGTGGCGGTCGCTGCTGGCGGCGCGGCTGGCGCAGGAGATGGGGCTGAAGGCGCGCAGCCTGCGCGGCGGGTTTTCGGAATGGAAAGCGGCGGGGCAGCCGGTCGCCGCGCGCGAGGGAAAACGCGACTGA
- a CDS encoding ABC transporter permease, which translates to MTRSAGIGPAVLGGAVLILGWVLLAGALQGAHLVAGPWQVAGWIGANPGLVGRALATTLHSAALGFLAGNLVAVALAGVALIWPRLLDLVSGLALVVFCLPLIATGPILRVLMGPGEGPQIVLAALAVYYTTLIPLLTGLRATPAVWLDLVHSYGRGRWSELVHVRARAGLPYLFAGLQIAAPAAFLGAMVGEFTGAERGMGVLTIRFMRALDVPALWAIAALAAAVSMAVYAAIGALARAVLHDRPPVILAAPRSPARGGRFQVPQALWLIAAVLVLWWGALALPGMNPFFAKSPQDLLIALTAAEGAAQTRATLATALRETAVFVVPGYLAGLVLGAGLAVLLVLVPGLSALVMPLAVALRSVPIVTTAPLIVLFLGRGATGTITLVAVMVFFPTLVACLHGLRQAPGQILDVFQTYAAGRLRQMAHVRIPAMLPALFAAARMSVPAAILAVTVVEWLTTGRGLGSLMALSASVSDYTMLWAAVVVVTAISALCYAGVAALERRILAVYAPEQVRR; encoded by the coding sequence ATGACGCGCAGCGCCGGGATCGGCCCGGCCGTGCTGGGCGGGGCGGTGCTGATCCTTGGCTGGGTGTTGCTGGCGGGCGCGTTGCAGGGCGCGCATCTGGTCGCCGGTCCGTGGCAGGTGGCAGGCTGGATCGGCGCCAATCCGGGGCTGGTCGGTCGCGCGCTGGCCACCACGCTGCACAGCGCCGCGTTGGGGTTTCTGGCCGGAAACCTGGTCGCGGTGGCGCTGGCCGGGGTCGCGCTGATCTGGCCGCGACTGCTGGATCTGGTGTCGGGGCTGGCGCTGGTGGTGTTCTGCCTGCCGCTGATCGCGACCGGCCCGATCCTGCGGGTGCTGATGGGACCGGGCGAGGGGCCGCAGATCGTGCTGGCGGCTTTGGCCGTCTACTATACCACGCTGATCCCGCTGCTGACCGGGCTGCGCGCCACGCCGGCGGTGTGGCTGGATCTGGTCCACAGCTATGGCCGCGGCCGCTGGTCCGAACTGGTCCATGTCCGCGCCCGCGCCGGCTTGCCCTATCTGTTCGCCGGGCTTCAGATCGCCGCGCCCGCAGCCTTTCTGGGCGCGATGGTGGGCGAGTTCACGGGGGCCGAGCGGGGCATGGGCGTGCTGACGATCCGCTTCATGCGGGCGCTGGACGTGCCGGCGCTGTGGGCCATCGCGGCGCTGGCGGCGGCGGTGTCGATGGCGGTTTACGCGGCCATCGGCGCATTGGCGCGCGCGGTGCTGCACGATCGCCCGCCGGTGATCCTGGCCGCGCCGCGTTCGCCCGCCCGAGGCGGCAGGTTTCAGGTGCCGCAGGCGCTGTGGCTGATCGCGGCGGTGCTGGTGCTGTGGTGGGGCGCGCTGGCATTGCCGGGGATGAACCCGTTCTTCGCCAAATCGCCGCAGGATCTGCTGATCGCGCTGACAGCGGCCGAGGGTGCGGCGCAGACCCGCGCCACGCTGGCCACCGCCCTGCGCGAGACGGCGGTGTTCGTGGTTCCCGGCTATCTGGCCGGGCTGGTTCTGGGGGCGGGGCTGGCCGTGCTGCTGGTGCTGGTGCCGGGGCTGTCGGCGCTGGTGATGCCGCTGGCCGTGGCGCTGCGGTCGGTTCCGATCGTGACCACCGCCCCGCTGATCGTGCTGTTTCTGGGCCGCGGCGCGACGGGAACGATCACGCTGGTCGCGGTGATGGTGTTCTTTCCGACGCTGGTGGCCTGCCTGCACGGGCTGCGCCAGGCGCCGGGCCAGATCCTTGACGTGTTCCAGACCTATGCCGCAGGGCGGCTGCGCCAGATGGCCCATGTCCGCATCCCCGCCATGCTGCCCGCCCTGTTCGCCGCCGCACGGATGAGCGTGCCGGCCGCGATCCTGGCCGTCACCGTGGTCGAGTGGCTGACCACCGGGCGCGGGCTGGGCAGCCTGATGGCGCTGTCGGCCTCGGTCTCGGATTATACGATGCTGTGGGCGGCGGTGGTCGTTGTCACTGCCATCTCGGCGCTGTGCTATGCCGGGGTGGCGGCGCTGGAACGGCGCATCCTGGCCGTCTATGCGCCCGAGCAGGTGCGACGGTGA
- the aroQ gene encoding type II 3-dehydroquinate dehydratase → MKTIHVLNGPNLNLLGQREPAIYGHQTLADIETLCRKAAGDTHDVRFRQSNWEGQIVDWIHEARGSACGIVINPAALTHSSIAILDALTAFDGPVIEVHLSQVHRREAFRHHSYVSQRADGVIAGLGPQGYAAAIRHIVALTGD, encoded by the coding sequence ATGAAGACCATCCACGTGCTGAACGGCCCCAACCTCAACCTTCTGGGACAGCGCGAACCGGCGATCTATGGCCACCAGACGCTGGCCGACATCGAAACGCTGTGCCGCAAGGCCGCCGGCGACACCCACGATGTCCGGTTCCGGCAATCGAACTGGGAAGGCCAGATCGTCGACTGGATTCACGAGGCGCGCGGATCGGCCTGCGGCATCGTCATCAACCCTGCCGCGCTGACGCACAGCTCGATCGCCATTCTCGACGCGCTGACCGCCTTCGACGGCCCGGTGATCGAGGTGCATCTAAGCCAGGTCCACCGGCGCGAGGCGTTCCGGCACCATTCCTACGTCTCGCAGCGCGCGGACGGCGTGATCGCCGGGCTGGGACCGCAGGGCTACGCCGCCGCCATCCGCCACATCGTCGCGCTGACCGGCGACTGA